One stretch of Harmonia axyridis chromosome 1, icHarAxyr1.1, whole genome shotgun sequence DNA includes these proteins:
- the LOC123688949 gene encoding stomatin-like protein 2, mitochondrial, with protein MLSRSVIFSRTLLSNTKNYHAELIHQNIFKRFRSSTPINTVVMFVPQQEAWVVERMGKFYRLLEPGLNILIPIVDKVKYVQSLKEIAVDIPKQSAITADNVNLNIDGVLYLRIIDPYLTSYGVEDPEFAITQLAQTTMRSELGKISLDKVFRERENLNVSIVDSINKASEAWGMQCLRYEIRDIKLPQRVQEAMQMQVEAERKKRAAILESEGIREADINVAEGKRRARILASEAERQEQINKALGEASAIQAVAEARATALKVVAKALEEDLGPNAASLTIAEQYVAAFNKLAKSSNTLILPSNVGDVPTLVTQALTTYSTICKTQASTNSVEKKIEKSVSRNDMLPEYFSDEEEAKVIDSIQTIKK; from the exons ATGTTATCGCGCTCAGTTATATTCTCCAGAACTCTGCTATCCAACACAAAG aattatcaTGCAGAGTTAATACACCAAAATATATTCAAGAGATTTCGATCCTCAACTCCTATAAATACTGTTGTAATGTTTGTGCCGCAACAAGAA GCATGGGTTGTAGAAAGAATGGGAAAGTTCTATAGGTTACTAGAGCCAGGATTAAATATTTTAATCCCAATTGTAGATAAAGTAAAATATGTTCAAAGTTTAAAAGAAATTGCTGTGGATATCCCTAAGCAAAGTGCTATTACAGCTGACAATGTTAATTTGAACATTGACGGTGTTTTATATCTACGAATAATAGATCCATATTTAACTAGTTATGGTGTTGAAGATCCAGAGTTCGCCATTACTCAACTAGCACAAACTACCATGAGATCTGAACTTGGAAAAATTTCTTTAGATAAAGTTTTTAGAGAAAGAGAAAATCTCAATGTATCCATTGTAGATTCAATAAATAAAGCTAGTGAAGCTTGGGGAATGCAATGTTTGAGATATGAAATAA gAGATATTAAATTACCACAAAGAGTCCAAGAGGCAATGCAGATGCAAGTGGAagcagaaagaaaaaaaagagcTGCTATTTTAGAATCTGAAGGTATACGAGAAGCAGATATAAATGTTGCAGAAGGTAAAAGAAGAGCAAGAATTTTAGCTTCTGAAGCTGAAAGGCAGGAACAAATCAATAAAGCTTTGGGAGAAGCATCAGCTATACAAGCTGTGGCTGAAGCAAGAGCTACAGCCCTTAAAGTTGTTGCTAAAGCATTAGAGGAAGACTTAGGACCAAATGCTGCATCATTAACAATAGCCGAGCAGTATGTAGCAGCATTCAATAAGTTAGCAAAATCATCAAACACATTAATTCTTCCATCTAATGTGGGAGATGTCCCTACTTTAGTAACTCAA GCTTTGACTACATATTCAACGATTTGTAAAACTCAAGCTTCTACTAATTCTGTTGAAAAGAAGATTGAAAAATCAGTTTCAAGGAATGATATGCTACCTGAATATTTCAGTGATGAAGAAGAGGCTAAAGTGATAGATTCTAttcaaaccataaaaaaataa